The following coding sequences lie in one Ostrinia nubilalis chromosome 2, ilOstNubi1.1, whole genome shotgun sequence genomic window:
- the LOC135086991 gene encoding NADH dehydrogenase [ubiquinone] 1 alpha subcomplex subunit 2: MAVRLGGVLKELRIHLCQTSAQSAGVREFIQKNYVNLKKDNPTFPILIRECSGVQPRVWARYEKGVERSAPLTNLTASDVMSTIKQLAK, from the exons atggcAGTCCGTTTAGGAGGTGTGTTGAAAGAATTGAGGATTCATTTGTGTCAGACAAGCGCACAATCTGCTGGCGTGAG GGAATTCATCCAGAAGAATTATGTGAACTTAAAAAAGGATAACCCTACCTTCCCTATACTCATTCGTGAGTGCAGTGGCGTGCAACCACGAGTTTGGGCCCGCTATG AAAAAGGAGTGGAACGGAGTGCACCTCTCACCAACCTAACAGCTTCTGATGTAATGTCCACCATCAAACAATTAGCAAAGTGA
- the LOC135085231 gene encoding probable pseudouridine-5'-phosphatase: MRICLFKTLSSSVGKRFLSTTNYKKVTHCIFDMDGLLLDTELVYKKMITQLCAKYGHEYTTEMMMKVLGGTEQRLSEILCKELNLPVSPKEFRDELLVLGDTMLAGAPLLDGAERLIRHLHKTKVPFALATSSSERSVITKVAAHKELFSYFHHKVMGSTDSEVKYGKPHPDIFLVAAARFPDKPEPEKCLVFEDSPHGVTAGISAGMQVVMVPDPHLDKRLTKHATIVLPTLAKFQPELFGLPAFQ, encoded by the exons ATGAGGATTTGTTTGTTCAAAACTTTATCAAGCTCTGTTGGCAAACGATTTTTGTCAACTACGAATTACAAGAAAGTCACGCACTGTATCTTCGATATGGATGGGCTACTTTTGG ATACTGAATTAGTCTACAAGAAAATGATAACACAGCTGTGTGCAAAATACGGTCACGAGTACACCacggaaatgatgatgaaggtgcTGGGTGGCACGGAGCAACGTCTCTCGGAGATCCTGTGTAAAGAGTTGAACCTTCCCGTGAGCCCTAAGGAGTTTAGGGACGAGCTGTTAGTGCTCGGGGACACTATGCTGGCAGGAGCTCCATTGCTTGATG GTGCCGAAAGACTAATCCGCCACCTCCACAAAACAAAAGTGCCTTTTGCACTGGCTACGTCCTCCAGTGAACGATCGGTCATCACAAAAGTTGCAGCTCACAAGGAATTGTTCTCTTACTTCCATCATAAAGTTATGGGCAGCACAGATAGCGAAGTCAAATATGGGAAACCACATCCGGATATATTCTTAGTAGCAGCTGCCAGGTTCCCAGACAAACCTGAACCAGAAAAG TGTCTAGTATTCGAAGACTCCCCGCACGGCGTGACCGCAGGAATCTCCGCTGGCATGCAAGTAGTAATGGTTCCTGACCCTCACCTGGACAAGAGACTGACCAAACACGCCACCATAGTCCTTCCCACCCTAGCCAAGTTCCAACCCGAACTGTTTGGGCTGCCAGCGTTTCAGTGA